ACAAGGTGGCGATGGCCTTCCGCCGTTTCCTCGACGAGCATGGCTTCATCGACATCGAAACGCCGATGCTGACGAAATCCACGCCCGAGGGCGCGCGCGATTATCTCGTGCCCTCGCGCGTGCATCCTGGCCATTTCTTCGCGTTGCCGCAATCGCCGCAACTGTTCAAGCAGCTCCTGATGGTCGCCGGTTTCGACCGCTATTACCAGATCACCAAGTGTTTCCGCGACGAGGATCTCAGAGCCGATCGCCAGCCGGAATTCACCCAGGTCGATATCGAGACCTCGTTCATGACTGAAACCGAGATCACCGCGCTGATGGAAGAGATGATCCGCACGGTATTCAAAGAAACCCTCGGCGTCGAGCTGCCGAATCCCTTCCCGCGCCTGTCCTACGCCGAGGCGATGCGCCGCTTTGGTTCCGACAAGCCCGATTTGCGCGTGACGCTGGAACTGACCGAGGTGACCGATGCCGTACAGGACGTCGCCTTCAAAGTGTTTTCCGGCCCGGCCACTTCCGGCGGCCGCGTCGCCGCCTTGCGCATCCCCGGGGGGGCGGCGCTGACGCGCGGCGAGATCGACGGCTATACCGAATTCGTCAAGATCTACGGCGCCAAGGGGCTCGCCTACATCAAGGTCAATGACGTCACGAAGCTCGACGAGGAAGGCTTGCAATCGCCGATCGTCAAGAACCTCCATGAACGCGCGCTCAAGGCCATCATCGAGCGCACCGGCGCGCAAAGCGGTGATCTGATCTTCTTCGGTGCCGACAAGCAAAAGATCGTCAATGACGCGCTTGGTGCCCTGCGCATCAAGATCGGCCATGAGAAAGGCCATCTCGACGGGCGCGCCTGGGCGCCGGTGTGGGTGGTCGACTTCCCGATGTTCGAATACGACGAAGAGGAAAAACGCTGGACGGCCTGCCATCACCCCTTCACATCGCCGAAGGATGGCCACGAGGAACTGATGAAGACCCATCCGGGCGAGTGCCTCGCCAAGGCCTACGACCTGGCGCTGAACGGCTGGGAAATCGGCGGCGGCTCGGTGCGGATCCACAAGGCCGACATCCAGGCCAAGGTCTTCGAGGCGCTCGGCATTGGCGAAGAAGAGCAGCGGGCCAAATTCGGCTTCCTGCTCGATGCGCTGAAATACGGCGCGCCACCGCACGGCGGGCTTGCCTTTGGCCTGGACCGCATCGTGACGATGATGAGTGGCGCCGAGTCGATCCGCGACGTGATCGCCTTCCCGAAGACGCAGCGCGCCCAGTGCCTGCTGACCAATGCCCCTTCGCCGGTGGATGAAAAGCAGCTACGCGAGCTGCACATCCGCCTGCGCCAGAGGGTCGAAACCCAGGTCGAAATCGCCAAGCCGTGATACGCCCGCTCTTCGGACTATTGCTGGCCGCTGTGCTGGGCCTGGCGCAGGCCGAGGAGATTGCCCGGCAAGCGCTGCCAGTCGAAGCGCGCGAGGTGCTCGCGTTGATCGCCGGAGGAGGTCCTTTTCCCTACCGGCGCGACGGCATCGTCTTCGGCAATTACGAACGCCACCTGCCTCCAGCCCCACGCGGTTACTACCGCGAATACACCGTGCCGACGCCCGGCGCGGGGAATCGCGGGGCACGCCGCATCGTCTGCGGCGGTCAGGTGCCACAACGCCCCGACGTCTGCTACTACAGTCCGGACCACTACCGCAGCTTCCGGAGGATCGTCGAATGAAATACGCGAGCCTGTTGATGCGCATCGAGCATGCCGGCGTCTATCACATGCCGGTAGGCGGCGAACAAGACCTGATCGCGGCGGCCGAACACGACGGTTACGCAGTATTTCGCGTCGATCTCGCCCATGCGCGCAACAAGGATGAAATGCTCGATACCATCGCCCAGGCGATGCATTTCCCCGACTGGTTCGGCCACAACTGGGATGCGCTCCTGGATTGTCTGGCCGATCTTTCCTGGCAGCCTGCCGATGGCTACGTGGTGATTCTCGAGCATTGCGACGGCATCCACGGCCTCGCGGAAGCCGATTTCGTCCAGACGCTACAGATCTTCGAGAACGCCGCGAACGAATGGCGCGAACAAGGCATGCCGTTCTGGTGCTTCGTCGACATGCAGGCCGACGGCATCAGCTGGTTGTCGGACATCGCGTAAACCGTGGCCGGCACGAAGAAACCGGTCTCCGTCCTCGTCGTCATCCACGACCCGCGGGCAAACGTCCTGCTCCTCGAACGAGCGCGCCATCCGGGCTACTGGCAGTCGGTGACCGGCAGCCTGGAAGACGATGAGACGCCGGCCGCTGCGGCAGTGCGCGAAGTCGGCGAAGAAACCGGCCTCGTCTGCACGCCGGCGCAGCTCATCGACTGGCATCTTTCCAACCGCTTCGAGATCTTCGCCGAGTGGCGCGAGCGCTACCCTGAAGGCGTGACCCACAACATCGAGCATGTCTTCAGCCTCTGCGTACCGGCGGGAACGCCGGTCATCACGGCGCCCAATGAACATCGCGCCTGGCGCTGGCTGCCTTGGCGCGAGGCGGCGGCCGCGTGCTTTTCGTGGTCCAACCGCGATGCGATCCTGATGCTCGGGCTCGATTCGACCGCTTGAATTTTGTGCAATCCATACTAGTTTGAAAAGCGGACAACCTGAACAAAGGAGGCTCATATGAACGAACTGACCCGTTATGACCCGTTCGACGATTTCTTCCGCGGTTTCTTCGTTCGTCCGATCGAGATGGGTAAGGGTATCGAAGCACCCGACATGAAGGTGGATGTCAAGGAGCAGGACAAAGCCTTCCTGATCCACGCCGAAATGCCGGGGATCAAGAAAGAAGACATCCACGTCACGATCGACGGCCCAGTCGTCTCGATCAGCGCCGAACGGAAGGAAGAAAAGGAAGAGAAGGAAGGCGGGCGCGTGCTGCGTTCCGAACGCTACTTCGGCAAGGTTTCGCGCAGCTTCAATCTCGGCCAGGACATCGACGAGACGACGGCGAGCGCGAAGTTCGACAACGGCGTGCTCGAATTGACATTGCCGAAGAAGGCAGCAACGCAAGCGAAGCGCTTGACGATCGACTGAGAAGCGGACAGCGAAATTCGGCGCGGGCGAGGCGGCATCCGCAGCGCCCGTAGTGAATGGCGGCGGTAGAATCGCCGCCATTATCCTAAAAACCCCAGTTGACCGCTCCTGAAGGCAAAAAATGCCTGAGAAGATCGAAAGATGTTTCATCTGATTCCGCTCACCGGAGAGGTGACCCCGCTACGCACCCCCTGGCACGCGCCGACGGGCGCCTGGCTTTGTTGCTCCTCCTTGCAGGCATGAGCCTGCCGCGTCGTCGCGTCGCGCCATCCGCCCGCCGGCACGCACCATCGGGCGCGTCCAACTGAGGTTTTTAGGATTATTTTTTCGAGGCCCGTTCCATGACTTCCGAATCGTTGCCAGCCGCCGTCAAGGCGAAAATCCTCGGCGAAGCCTTGCCCTACATCAAGCGCTTCTTCGACAAGACGATCGTCATCAAATACGGCGGCAACGCGATGACCGATCCGAAGTTGAAGGACTGCTTCGCCCGCGACGTCGTGCTCCTCAAGCTCGTCGGCATGAACCCGGTGGTGGTGCACGGCGGCGGGCCGCAGATCGAGGATCTATTGCGACGTGTCGGCAAGAAGGGCGAGTTCGTCCAGGGCATGCGCGTGACCGACGAGGAGACCATGGACATCGTCGAGATGGTGCTCGGCGGTCAGGTGAATAAAGAGATCGTCAATCTGATCAACCAGCATGGCGGCAAGGCGGTGGGCCTGACCGGCCAGGACGGCAACTTCATCCGCGCCAGGAAATTGCTGCTGCCCAACAAGGACAAGCCAGAAGAGTTGATCGACATCGGCGCGGTCGGCGACATCACCTCGATCGATCCGTCGATCATCAACTTCCTCGATTCGGGCGACTTCATTCCGGTGATCGCGCCGATCGGCGTCGGTCCGAATGGTGAAACCTACAACATCAACGCCGACGTCGTCGCCGGCAAGATCGCGGAAGTGCTGCAGGCCGAGAAGCTCGTCATGATGACCAACACGCCGGGCGTGCTCGACAAGTCGGGCAAGCTGCTCACCGGCATCACGCCGAAGGAGATCGACGCGATGGTCAGTGATGGCACGCTCTCCGGCGGCATGCTGCCAAAGATCGGCTCGGCGCTCGATGCCGCACGCTCGGGTGTCAAGAGCGTGCATATCATCGATGGCCGCGTCGAACATGCGCTGCTGCTCGAAATCCTGACGGATGAAGGTGTGGGCACGCTGATCAAGTCGAAGTGATGCGATCGCATCGCGTCTGGCTGTTCGACCTCGACAACACGCTGCATGACGCCAACCCGCACATCTTTCCGGCGATCAGCCGGTCGATGTGCCGCTATGTGGCGCAAGAAATCGGCGTCGACGAGACGGCAGCGCGGCAGCTGCGCGACCATTACTGGCACCGTTACGGGGCGACGCTGACGGGACTGATACGCCACCACGGCGTCGATCCGCATCACTTCCTCGCCGCAACGCACGCCTTCCTCGACGATCTGCCCCGTATGCTGGTTCATGAACCGGCGCTGCGCCATGTGCTGAAACGACTGCCTGGCCGCAAGATCGTCTTCTCCAACGCGCCGCGCCGTTATGTCGAAGCCGTGCTGGAGCAAATCGGCATCCTGCCGCTGATCGACGGGATCTGGAGCATCGAGCGGCTGCGCTTCACCCCCAAGCCACATGCTGATGCCTTCCGCCGCCTGCTCTGCCGTGAAAGGCTCGATGCCCACCGCTGCATCCTCGTCGAGGACACGCCAGCCAATCTGCGAGCCGCCAAACGCCTGGGGATGACCACCATCCTCGTCAGTCGCGCGCAGCAAGTGCCTGCTTACGTCGATTGGCGCATAAAATCCGTGCTCGAATTGCCGAAACTGGGACTGAGCCGATGACCGCCCACGGTGACCGCAAACTGCGCATCCTTCAGACGATGGCCGCGATGCTGGAAGATCCGGCCGGGGAAAAGATCACCACCGCCGCACTGGCGGCCCGACTCGAGGTTTCCGAGGCCGCGCTCTACCGCCATTTTCCCAGCAAGGCGCGCATGTTCGAGGGTTTGATCGACTTCATCGAAAATGCGCTGTTTTCGGTGGTCGGCCAGATCGTCGCCGAAGAAGCCCACGGGCTGCGCCAGGCCGAGCTGATCCTCGCCGCGAGCCTGCGTTTCGCCGGCAGGAACCGGGGGCTTACGCGCCTGATGATCGGCGATGTGCTGGTCCATGAACACCCGCGCCTCATGGCACGCATCAATCAGCTTTTCGAGCGGCTCGAAGCCTCGCTGAAACAGGCGTTGAAGATCGCCGTCGCTCAGAAAGACTTGCCGGCGGAGCACGACTGCGCCGCACATGCCGATTTACTGGTCTGCCACCTGCTCGGCCGCCTGCAGCGCTTCGTCAGGAGTGGTTTCAAGGACGATCCGCTCAGCCACTGGGCCGCCCAGTGGCCCTTACTGGCCGGCTAGCCGTTGCGCCGCTTCCAGGGCGAAATACGTCAAGATGCCGTCAGCCCCGGCGCGCTTGAAGGAAAGCAGCGCCTCCATCATCACCGCATCGTGGTCGAGCCAGCCGTTTTGCGCGGCAGCCTTGAGCATCGCATACTCACCGCTCACCTGGTAGGCGAAAGTCGGCACACCGAAGCTGTCCTTCACCCGCCGCACGATGTCGAGATACGGCATGCCGGGCTTGACCATCACCATGTCGGCACCTTCTTCGAGATCGAGCGCCACTTCGCGCAGCGCCTCGTCCGAGTTCGCCGGATCCATCTGGTAGGTATATTTGTTGCCCTTGCCGAGATTGGCCGCCGAGCCGACCGCATCGCGGAATGGGCCGTAGAACCTCGAAGCGTACTTGGCCGAATAGGCGAGGATGCGCGTATGGATGAACTTCTGCGCATCGAGGGCCTCACGGATCGCCTTGATGCGTCCGTCCATCATGTCGGACGGCGCTACTACATCCGCCCCGGCCTGTGCGTGAGTCAGCGCCTGCTTCACCAACGCTTCGATGGTCTCGTCGTTCATCACGTAACCGCTGGCATCGATCAGCCCGTCCTGGCCGTGACTGGTGTAAGGGTCGAGGGCCACGTCGGTGATCACGCCCAGTTCCGGAAATTCCTGCTTCAGTTTCGCCACCACGCTCGGTACCAGCCCTTCCGGATTCCACGCCTCGCTGGCATCCTCGCTTTTCTTCGCGGCATCGATCACCGGAAACAGCGCGAGCGCCGGAATACCCAGTTTCAGCGCCTTTTCCGCGACCGGCAGCAGGCGGTCGAGTGTCATGCGCATGACCCCGGGCATCGAGGCGACCGTTTCGGTCTTGTTACTGCCCTCCAGCACGAACACCGGATAGATGAAATCGGCGGCGGTGAGCACCGACTCGCGCATCAGTCGGCGGGAAAACTCGTCGCGGCGCATGCGGCGCATGCGCGTGCTTGGGAAAACACCCTTGATGATCATGGTCTTGGCTTTCGAAAAATACTTGAACTTTTTGCTACGTTACCTATCTTAGTGCTTGGACGGTGTTGAATCGTCCCCCGCTTTCCCTCCCTGAGCGGGTGCCTCGACGCCCGTCGAGGCATTTGGGCTCTCGGCTTTCTCCCCTTTGGCCGAGGGCCCTTTCTCTTTCTGGTCCAGCCATCTGCCGATCACCTGCTCGACCTCATCGATCCCGGTCTTCTTCAGGCTCGAAAAAAGCTGCACGCCGATCGCTACCCCCGAAAAGTCGACGCTGGCGAGACGGCAAGCCGCGGCCAGGGTCTTGGCCTGCTCTTGCCGGGTCAGCTTGTCTGCCTTGGTGAGCAGGCAGTGGATCGGTTTGCCGGTACGGCCGAACCATTCGATCATCTGCCGATCGAGCTTGGTGAAAGGGCGGCGCGCGTCCATGATCAGCACCAGACCGACCAGGGCGGCGCGCTGTGTCAAATAGTGCTCGAGCAAGTTTTGCCATTGCCTGCGCACTGCGTCCGGCACCTCGGCGTAGCCATACCCCGGCAGATCGACGAGCGCTGCGCCGCATTTGAGACGAAATACATTGATCAGTTGGGTGCGTCCCGGCGTTTTCGAGACGTAGGCCAGTCGGGTGTGACCAGCCAAGGCATTGATCACCGAAGACTTGCCGGCATTCGAACGGCCGGCAAAGGCGATTTCCGCGCCGCCGGCCTGTGGCAGATTCTGCGGATCGGCGACGGAAATCTCGAAACAGGCGTGGCGGAAGAGAGAAGAGGTCATTGACCGACCCGGAAGTGGAGTATCAACTGAAATCAAGCTGATATAGAATAGCGCGTTTATTGACCAGACAGTTATATGAGGAGCTTCAGATGAGCCGCGACTCGATCCCGTTGAAAGTGTCTCTGTTGTCCGCGGCCGTGTTGTCGCTGGCCGCCGGTGCTTTTGCCAACGCCCATGCCAATGAGGCAGACAAACCCGCCAGCTATGCGGGCGATCCTGCCAAAGGCAAGGAAATCGCCGCCACGGTCTGCGCAGCCTGCCACAATCCCGACGGCAACAGCGCGACCCCGGCCAACCCGAAACTCGCCGGTCAGCATGCCGCCTATCTCTTCAAGCAAATGAAAAACTTCAAGGGCGGCCCCGACGGCAAGCCCGAGCGCGTCAATGCGATCATGAACGGCATGATCGCTCCTTATGACGAGATGCAAATGAAGGATCTCGCCGCCTGGTTTGCCAGCCAGAAGCAGGTTGGCGGCGAAGCGAAAGATCGCAACGCTCTCGAACTGGGCCGCAAGCTGTATCGCGCCGGCGACGCCTCGAAAGGCTTGCCCGCCTGCGCAGGATGCCATGGTCCGGCCGGCAAAGGCATTCCCGTCCAGTATCCGCGCATCGCCGGCCAGTATGCGGAATACCTCGAAGCGCAGCTGAAAGCCTTCCGCAACGGCGAGCGCGCCAACGACCCCAACAAGATGATGCGCATGATCGCGATCAAGATGACCGATGCGGAAATCCACGCCGTCGCGGATTACATCGCCGGCTTGTATTGATGCGGATTCCCGCGCCGGATGAGCGGGCGCGCGTTCCCGACTGAAACCCACAGGGGCGGCAGCAAGCCGCCCCTGTTCGCTTTCGGGGTGCCAGCATGAAATCGTTCGGCATCCGCGCCCGCATCCTGTTCGCCGCCGTCGGGCCAGCGATCCTGGTGGCCGTGCTGGTCACCGGCATGTTGATCCTGGGCCAGATGCAGCAGGCAAAGACCGAACAGCACCGTCGGCTTTCCGCAGTAGCGCGGCAGTTGTCTGCCCTGGCGGAGTACAGCTTGTTCGTCGGCAATGTCGAGGCGCTGAAAAAGCTCGTGCTGGTAGCGCGCCAGGAACCAGACATTCTCGCCGCCGCCTTCCTCGACGGCAAAGGGCACGTGCTGGCGAGCACGCTGCCGCGCACACAGCTGCCCCCCATGGAACAGCTCATCCCGGGGTTCGAAGCACCTGGCAGGAGCGCCGCGACCGAACATTGGCATGTGCTGACGATCCAGCCCACCCAGCTGGCGGAAGTCGATCCCTACACCGCGCCCGCGCAAGCAGGCGACGCGGCAATACTGGGGCACTTGGTGCTCAAGGTGTCGTCGCGCGCGCTGCATGACGAAATTCGCGCCTATGCGCTGAAGACTGCGGCGCTTTCGACGTTTGTCCTGGTGTTGGCGATCGGTCTGGCCATCGCCCTTTCCCGTGGCCCGATCCGCGCCTTGACGGAGATCGATGCCGTCGTCGCCGGCGTCAAGCGCGGCGACTTCTCACAACGCGTCGAGGTGCGGGGCAATGACGAACTGGGCCGGTTGGCGCAAGGCATCAACGAAATGGCGGCAGCGGTGGGACAAAGCCAGGAACAGCTCGCCGAGCGCATTCTCGAAGCCACCGCACTGCTGCGCCATGAG
This genomic interval from Sulfuricystis multivorans contains the following:
- the aspS gene encoding aspartate--tRNA ligase, coding for MRTHYCGQLNAVHIDQIVTLCGWSHRRRDHGGVIFIDLRDREGIAQVVCDPDRPEMFKLAESVRNEFVLKITGRVRRRPAGTENPNMASGEIEVLCHEIEILNSAATPPFQLDDDHLSETVRLAHRVIDLRRPQMQKNLMLRYKVAMAFRRFLDEHGFIDIETPMLTKSTPEGARDYLVPSRVHPGHFFALPQSPQLFKQLLMVAGFDRYYQITKCFRDEDLRADRQPEFTQVDIETSFMTETEITALMEEMIRTVFKETLGVELPNPFPRLSYAEAMRRFGSDKPDLRVTLELTEVTDAVQDVAFKVFSGPATSGGRVAALRIPGGAALTRGEIDGYTEFVKIYGAKGLAYIKVNDVTKLDEEGLQSPIVKNLHERALKAIIERTGAQSGDLIFFGADKQKIVNDALGALRIKIGHEKGHLDGRAWAPVWVVDFPMFEYDEEEKRWTACHHPFTSPKDGHEELMKTHPGECLAKAYDLALNGWEIGGGSVRIHKADIQAKVFEALGIGEEEQRAKFGFLLDALKYGAPPHGGLAFGLDRIVTMMSGAESIRDVIAFPKTQRAQCLLTNAPSPVDEKQLRELHIRLRQRVETQVEIAKP
- a CDS encoding ribonuclease domain-containing protein — encoded protein: MIRPLFGLLLAAVLGLAQAEEIARQALPVEAREVLALIAGGGPFPYRRDGIVFGNYERHLPPAPRGYYREYTVPTPGAGNRGARRIVCGGQVPQRPDVCYYSPDHYRSFRRIVE
- a CDS encoding barstar family protein, whose protein sequence is MKYASLLMRIEHAGVYHMPVGGEQDLIAAAEHDGYAVFRVDLAHARNKDEMLDTIAQAMHFPDWFGHNWDALLDCLADLSWQPADGYVVILEHCDGIHGLAEADFVQTLQIFENAANEWREQGMPFWCFVDMQADGISWLSDIA
- the nudB gene encoding dihydroneopterin triphosphate diphosphatase; the encoded protein is MAGTKKPVSVLVVIHDPRANVLLLERARHPGYWQSVTGSLEDDETPAAAAVREVGEETGLVCTPAQLIDWHLSNRFEIFAEWRERYPEGVTHNIEHVFSLCVPAGTPVITAPNEHRAWRWLPWREAAAACFSWSNRDAILMLGLDSTA
- a CDS encoding Hsp20/alpha crystallin family protein, with translation MNELTRYDPFDDFFRGFFVRPIEMGKGIEAPDMKVDVKEQDKAFLIHAEMPGIKKEDIHVTIDGPVVSISAERKEEKEEKEGGRVLRSERYFGKVSRSFNLGQDIDETTASAKFDNGVLELTLPKKAATQAKRLTID
- the argB gene encoding acetylglutamate kinase; this encodes MTSESLPAAVKAKILGEALPYIKRFFDKTIVIKYGGNAMTDPKLKDCFARDVVLLKLVGMNPVVVHGGGPQIEDLLRRVGKKGEFVQGMRVTDEETMDIVEMVLGGQVNKEIVNLINQHGGKAVGLTGQDGNFIRARKLLLPNKDKPEELIDIGAVGDITSIDPSIINFLDSGDFIPVIAPIGVGPNGETYNINADVVAGKIAEVLQAEKLVMMTNTPGVLDKSGKLLTGITPKEIDAMVSDGTLSGGMLPKIGSALDAARSGVKSVHIIDGRVEHALLLEILTDEGVGTLIKSK
- a CDS encoding pyrimidine 5'-nucleotidase — translated: MRSHRVWLFDLDNTLHDANPHIFPAISRSMCRYVAQEIGVDETAARQLRDHYWHRYGATLTGLIRHHGVDPHHFLAATHAFLDDLPRMLVHEPALRHVLKRLPGRKIVFSNAPRRYVEAVLEQIGILPLIDGIWSIERLRFTPKPHADAFRRLLCRERLDAHRCILVEDTPANLRAAKRLGMTTILVSRAQQVPAYVDWRIKSVLELPKLGLSR
- the slmA gene encoding nucleoid occlusion factor SlmA, yielding MTAHGDRKLRILQTMAAMLEDPAGEKITTAALAARLEVSEAALYRHFPSKARMFEGLIDFIENALFSVVGQIVAEEAHGLRQAELILAASLRFAGRNRGLTRLMIGDVLVHEHPRLMARINQLFERLEASLKQALKIAVAQKDLPAEHDCAAHADLLVCHLLGRLQRFVRSGFKDDPLSHWAAQWPLLAG
- the hemB gene encoding porphobilinogen synthase, with translation MIIKGVFPSTRMRRMRRDEFSRRLMRESVLTAADFIYPVFVLEGSNKTETVASMPGVMRMTLDRLLPVAEKALKLGIPALALFPVIDAAKKSEDASEAWNPEGLVPSVVAKLKQEFPELGVITDVALDPYTSHGQDGLIDASGYVMNDETIEALVKQALTHAQAGADVVAPSDMMDGRIKAIREALDAQKFIHTRILAYSAKYASRFYGPFRDAVGSAANLGKGNKYTYQMDPANSDEALREVALDLEEGADMVMVKPGMPYLDIVRRVKDSFGVPTFAYQVSGEYAMLKAAAQNGWLDHDAVMMEALLSFKRAGADGILTYFALEAAQRLAGQ
- the yihA gene encoding ribosome biogenesis GTP-binding protein YihA/YsxC — protein: MTSSLFRHACFEISVADPQNLPQAGGAEIAFAGRSNAGKSSVINALAGHTRLAYVSKTPGRTQLINVFRLKCGAALVDLPGYGYAEVPDAVRRQWQNLLEHYLTQRAALVGLVLIMDARRPFTKLDRQMIEWFGRTGKPIHCLLTKADKLTRQEQAKTLAAACRLASVDFSGVAIGVQLFSSLKKTGIDEVEQVIGRWLDQKEKGPSAKGEKAESPNASTGVEAPAQGGKAGDDSTPSKH
- a CDS encoding c-type cytochrome, which codes for MSRDSIPLKVSLLSAAVLSLAAGAFANAHANEADKPASYAGDPAKGKEIAATVCAACHNPDGNSATPANPKLAGQHAAYLFKQMKNFKGGPDGKPERVNAIMNGMIAPYDEMQMKDLAAWFASQKQVGGEAKDRNALELGRKLYRAGDASKGLPACAGCHGPAGKGIPVQYPRIAGQYAEYLEAQLKAFRNGERANDPNKMMRMIAIKMTDAEIHAVADYIAGLY